The following proteins are encoded in a genomic region of Lachnospiraceae bacterium KM106-2:
- a CDS encoding phosphoribosylformimino-5-aminoimidazole carboxamide ribotide isomerase — MKFRPCIDIHNGKVKQIVGGSLSDYKDQAKENFVSEQNAAFYGKLYCDHQLSGGHIILLNKEGSQYYEQDLEQAALALKSFPDGLQIGGGVNDNNAKRFLSLGATHVIVTSYVFRDGRIYYENLKKLIDIVGKEHLVLDLSCRKKDGDYYIVTDRWQRFTEVKITKELIIQLTEYCDEFLIHAVDVEGKSNGIELELISILGTIEGFPITYAGGISSFADLKELKRLGNNRLDVTIGSSLDLFGGNMKFQDVIKFMSNC, encoded by the coding sequence ATGAAATTTCGACCATGTATTGATATCCATAATGGAAAGGTAAAGCAAATTGTTGGTGGAAGTCTTTCTGATTATAAAGATCAGGCAAAGGAGAACTTTGTATCAGAACAGAATGCAGCATTTTATGGGAAACTTTATTGCGATCATCAGTTAAGTGGTGGTCATATTATTCTACTTAATAAAGAAGGAAGTCAGTATTATGAACAGGATTTAGAACAAGCAGCGCTTGCATTAAAAAGTTTTCCGGATGGACTGCAGATTGGTGGAGGCGTAAATGATAATAATGCAAAACGTTTTCTTTCTCTTGGTGCGACTCACGTAATTGTTACATCTTATGTATTCCGTGATGGTAGGATTTATTATGAAAATCTAAAGAAGTTAATTGATATCGTTGGAAAAGAGCATTTAGTACTTGATCTAAGCTGTCGTAAGAAGGATGGGGATTATTATATTGTTACAGATCGGTGGCAGCGATTTACGGAAGTAAAGATTACAAAAGAGTTAATAATTCAGTTAACAGAATATTGTGATGAATTTTTAATACATGCTGTGGATGTTGAGGGAAAGTCCAATGGAATAGAGCTAGAATTGATCTCTATTCTAGGAACCATAGAAGGTTTCCCTATTACTTATGCGGGAGGGATCTCTAGCTTTGCCGATCTGAAAGAATTAAAAAGACTAGGTAATAATCGCTTAGATGTTACAATTGGAAGCTCGTTAGACTTATTTGGTGGTAATATGAAGTTCCAAGACGTGATAAAGTTTATGTCTAATTGTTAA
- a CDS encoding alpha-arabinosides ABC transport system, permease protein AraN, with translation MKKRILSLCLVFAMLLTTLVGCSSSNANKSDGKSDTTSSKKTTSNGKKEKITIWAWDESFNIVAANQAKEIYEKQNKNVEVDVVTMAQDDIVAKLNTSLASKSYDGLPDIVLIEDYRIQGYLNSYANDFADLSSIAKASDFASFKTGVDQVNGKMYGIPFDSGVAATFYRTDLIEKAGYTEKDMENLTWDKYIEIGKKVKEKTGVAMCTLDPSDIGQIRMMLQSAGAWYVGNDGKTVTIKDNKALKDAIKVYKKLVDSGITKQTSDWDQFVGAFNKGQVASVPTGCWIVPSIIKANDQKGKWKAAAFPRMSENDKSVNASSCGGAGWYVLKNVGHEKTAVDFLGKTFASDNDLMNNLASDITLVSTLNSAKSGSNYSAGNDFFGGQKLFADFAKWNAQVPTVNYGLSTYAIEDIMTEAVQAIVGGADIDKTLADYQTQVEAAVAQ, from the coding sequence ATGAAGAAAAGAATATTATCTTTATGTTTGGTTTTTGCAATGTTACTGACAACATTAGTGGGGTGTAGCAGCAGCAATGCAAATAAGAGCGATGGAAAAAGCGATACCACAAGTAGTAAAAAAACTACTAGTAATGGTAAGAAAGAGAAGATTACCATTTGGGCATGGGATGAATCCTTTAATATCGTAGCTGCTAATCAAGCAAAGGAAATCTATGAGAAACAAAATAAGAACGTAGAAGTAGATGTTGTTACTATGGCACAGGATGATATTGTAGCGAAATTAAATACAAGCCTTGCTTCTAAATCCTATGATGGTCTTCCTGATATTGTTTTGATTGAAGATTATCGAATTCAAGGATATTTAAATTCATATGCAAATGATTTCGCTGATCTTTCGAGCATCGCCAAAGCAAGCGATTTTGCTTCTTTTAAAACTGGTGTAGATCAAGTGAATGGAAAGATGTATGGTATTCCTTTTGATAGTGGTGTAGCAGCAACGTTCTATCGTACAGATTTAATTGAAAAAGCTGGTTATACAGAAAAAGATATGGAAAACTTGACTTGGGATAAATATATCGAAATCGGTAAAAAGGTAAAAGAGAAAACTGGTGTTGCTATGTGTACTCTTGATCCAAGTGATATCGGTCAGATCCGTATGATGTTACAGAGTGCTGGAGCTTGGTATGTAGGCAATGATGGTAAGACTGTTACAATTAAAGATAACAAAGCATTAAAAGATGCAATTAAAGTATATAAGAAATTAGTAGATTCAGGAATTACAAAACAAACAAGTGACTGGGATCAATTTGTTGGTGCATTCAACAAAGGTCAAGTAGCTTCTGTTCCAACAGGATGTTGGATTGTTCCTTCTATTATTAAAGCAAATGATCAAAAAGGTAAATGGAAAGCAGCAGCCTTCCCAAGAATGTCTGAAAATGATAAATCTGTAAACGCTTCTTCTTGTGGTGGTGCTGGCTGGTATGTTCTTAAAAATGTTGGTCATGAAAAGACAGCAGTCGATTTCTTAGGAAAGACATTTGCTTCTGATAATGATTTAATGAATAACTTAGCAAGTGATATTACATTAGTAAGTACTTTAAATAGTGCAAAGAGTGGATCTAACTACTCAGCAGGAAATGATTTCTTCGGAGGACAGAAATTATTCGCTGACTTTGCAAAATGGAATGCTCAAGTACCAACTGTTAACTACGGATTGAGTACATATGCAATTGAAGATATTATGACAGAAGCTGTTCAAGCAATTGTAGGTGGAGCTGATATCGATAAGACATTAGCAGATTATCAGACACAGGTTGAGGCAGCAGTAGCTCAATAA